In the genome of Syntrophales bacterium, one region contains:
- a CDS encoding GntR family transcriptional regulator translates to MEKLLINKDITIRKKVYSYIREQILSGAIPPNKRLIETKIAEQIGTSRTPVREALHSLELEKLIKSIPSVGYVVNPISEEDVAQICEIRTLIEGLAARWAMAKAHKELILELSKNLAAAEKEVEQGNIKTFVELDGQFHEIIAKLSGSERLLELAQTLRGHMLRYRANSITKKEVAVRAIAGHKMIFAAIEAGDPQKANAAIRSHLEQSAIDTKLYAFQKSDDDKK, encoded by the coding sequence ATGGAGAAGCTTCTGATAAATAAAGACATCACCATTCGTAAAAAGGTTTACAGCTATATCCGTGAACAGATTTTAAGCGGCGCCATCCCCCCCAACAAACGCCTCATTGAAACAAAAATTGCCGAACAAATCGGAACTTCAAGAACCCCTGTGCGGGAAGCTCTTCACAGCCTTGAGCTGGAAAAACTTATTAAATCCATCCCCAGCGTAGGTTACGTGGTTAATCCGATCAGCGAGGAAGACGTAGCTCAAATATGCGAGATTAGAACGTTAATTGAAGGTTTGGCGGCCCGTTGGGCCATGGCAAAAGCCCATAAAGAACTGATTCTGGAGCTGTCAAAAAATTTAGCTGCCGCGGAAAAAGAGGTTGAGCAGGGAAACATCAAGACATTCGTCGAACTGGATGGGCAGTTTCATGAAATTATAGCCAAATTGAGTGGCAGTGAGCGTTTACTTGAATTGGCCCAGACATTGAGGGGCCACATGCTTAGATACCGGGCAAATAGTATAACAAAAAAGGAAGTCGCCGTAAGGGCCATTGCCGGCCATAAAATGATATTTGCGGCCATTGAAGCAGGCGACCCGCAAAAGGCAAATGCTGCCATTCGCTCCCACCTCGAACAATCAGCAATAGATACCAAGCTCTACGCCTTCCAAAAAAGCGATGATGATAAAAAATAA
- a CDS encoding 2-oxoacid:acceptor oxidoreductase family protein, translating into MIEIKFYGRGGQGAVIASQILAKVFFLMGKYPQCFSVFGGERRGAPVASFLRVDDKKILLKCEIRRPDELVYMAPDLVDEKEVEATLKPGGLILINNALTDNEFSNLKKFRLALVDALSISESLGMGAMINTAILGAYAKASGAVPMDYLERAIRETVPAKIEANVAAAKKAYELTRFVS; encoded by the coding sequence ATGATAGAAATCAAATTTTATGGCAGGGGTGGACAGGGCGCGGTAATCGCATCGCAGATCCTGGCAAAGGTTTTTTTTCTTATGGGCAAGTACCCGCAATGCTTTTCCGTCTTTGGCGGGGAGAGGCGCGGCGCCCCTGTAGCGAGTTTTTTACGGGTAGATGATAAAAAAATCCTCCTTAAATGCGAAATTCGCCGTCCCGACGAGCTCGTTTACATGGCGCCGGACCTGGTTGACGAAAAAGAGGTTGAGGCAACACTGAAGCCGGGCGGGTTAATTCTCATCAACAATGCTCTTACAGATAATGAATTTAGCAACTTGAAAAAATTTCGCCTTGCCTTGGTTGACGCCCTCTCAATCTCCGAGAGCCTGGGCATGGGCGCTATGATCAACACTGCCATCTTAGGCGCATACGCCAAGGCCAGCGGCGCCGTGCCAATGGATTATCTGGAAAGAGCGATCAGAGAAACGGTACCCGCAAAGATTGAAGCGAATGTCGCCGCCGCAAAAAAGGCATACGAATTGACAAGATTTGTATCTTAA
- a CDS encoding NAD(P)-binding protein: MNHYGITIEDLKPISPFSQGSTECFLTGLWSSKKPFYVEKTSPCRQACPIGNDIAKAFYHASKGEYDKSLRIFRQDNPLPGVCGRVCYHPCELACNRKDFDEAINIRGFERFLSDHGKVVAEGDASIQKRTERVAVIGSGPAGLSAAYHLARLGFSVTVFEALPEPGGMLRYGIPEYRLPKRILQKEIGYIEKRGVTIKTGIRVGDNLSLAQLKNDYQALFIAAGAHGGMRLGIEGENLPGVMEGIRFLRNIGLGEKVKVGKNVAVIGGGNTAVDCARTARRTGGKNVTIIYRRSRAEMPALPEDLEYVQNEGIQINFLAAPKRLIAENGRLTGIECLKMKLGAPDASGRPRPTPIKGSEFIVPVDTVIAAVGQVPETEFVKELGISLQRGMIEISPDTAATNIEGVFAGGDSVGGKAFVADAIASGKKGALAIACYLDGKDIKKEFAILQIGDQPSFSFAQLMNPENYSVDLKKIIPYDRINTLCFTHSGRQNNPEPLTPREGVKSFNEVTGGIPPAQMSAEIDRCFKCGTCTQCDLCFLLCPDISIIKTGGNGYSVKVDYCKGCGICATSCPRNVIEMGGGK; encoded by the coding sequence ATGAATCACTACGGCATAACCATTGAGGACTTAAAGCCGATATCCCCTTTCTCGCAAGGGTCAACGGAGTGTTTTTTAACAGGGCTATGGAGCAGCAAAAAACCCTTTTACGTGGAAAAGACCTCGCCCTGCCGCCAGGCGTGCCCGATAGGAAACGATATTGCAAAAGCCTTTTATCATGCCTCAAAAGGCGAATACGACAAGTCCCTGAGAATTTTTCGTCAGGACAATCCCCTGCCCGGCGTCTGCGGAAGGGTTTGCTATCATCCCTGTGAGCTGGCCTGCAACCGGAAGGATTTTGATGAAGCAATTAACATTCGCGGTTTTGAAAGGTTTTTGTCCGATCACGGCAAGGTTGTTGCAGAAGGGGATGCATCAATTCAGAAAAGAACAGAAAGGGTCGCCGTTATCGGCTCAGGCCCTGCAGGTTTGAGTGCCGCCTATCATCTGGCCAGGTTAGGTTTTTCTGTTACTGTTTTTGAGGCCCTGCCTGAGCCGGGGGGAATGCTTAGATACGGCATTCCCGAATACCGTCTTCCCAAAAGAATCCTCCAAAAGGAAATCGGCTATATTGAAAAGCGGGGAGTGACAATAAAGACCGGAATCCGGGTGGGCGATAACCTGTCCCTCGCTCAACTCAAGAACGATTATCAGGCGCTCTTCATTGCCGCAGGCGCTCATGGCGGCATGCGGCTGGGAATCGAAGGGGAGAACCTTCCCGGCGTTATGGAAGGCATAAGGTTCCTCAGAAATATCGGGCTGGGTGAAAAGGTAAAGGTAGGCAAAAACGTGGCAGTGATTGGCGGTGGGAATACCGCCGTTGATTGCGCCAGAACGGCGAGACGCACCGGCGGAAAAAATGTTACGATCATCTACCGGCGTTCCCGCGCTGAAATGCCGGCCTTGCCGGAAGACCTTGAATATGTTCAAAATGAAGGCATACAGATCAATTTTCTTGCTGCCCCGAAGCGTTTGATCGCCGAAAACGGCCGGCTTACCGGGATTGAGTGCCTGAAAATGAAGCTTGGCGCCCCTGATGCCAGCGGGCGGCCGCGGCCGACCCCTATCAAGGGCTCTGAATTTATAGTCCCGGTCGATACGGTAATAGCTGCCGTTGGACAGGTGCCAGAAACGGAATTTGTAAAGGAACTGGGCATATCGCTCCAAAGGGGCATGATTGAAATTTCCCCTGACACCGCGGCTACAAATATTGAAGGCGTCTTTGCGGGCGGCGACAGCGTCGGGGGAAAAGCCTTTGTAGCCGACGCTATTGCCAGCGGCAAGAAGGGGGCTTTAGCCATTGCCTGTTATCTGGATGGAAAAGATATAAAGAAGGAATTTGCAATCCTTCAGATTGGCGATCAACCCTCCTTCTCTTTTGCGCAATTGATGAACCCCGAAAATTACAGCGTTGATCTCAAAAAAATAATTCCCTATGACAGGATAAACACCCTCTGCTTCACGCACAGCGGCCGGCAGAATAATCCCGAGCCGTTGACGCCGCGAGAAGGGGTAAAAAGTTTTAATGAGGTAACGGGGGGGATTCCTCCGGCTCAGATGTCGGCAGAAATCGATCGCTGCTTTAAATGCGGGACCTGCACTCAATGCGATCTTTGTTTTCTGCTCTGCCCGGATATTTCCATCATCAAGACCGGGGGAAACGGGTATAGCGTGAAGGTGGATTACTGTAAGGGCTGCGGAATTTGCGCTACCAGTTGCCCGCGAAATGTGATTGAAATGGGAGGCGGCAAATGA
- a CDS encoding pyruvate ferredoxin oxidoreductase: MKILLQGNYAVAEAVHLARVQFVAAYPITPQTPIYERLSDMELEGRLAGVMMRTESEHSAMAACISASLTGVRTFTATASQGIALMHEMLHFASGNRVPIVMCNVNRVIAIPWAFGSDQSDSLSQRDTGWLQLYCEDAQEAVDTVIQAYKIAEQALFPVMVCIDGFFTSHFLEPLELPEQDAVDRFLPPFSIPTRLDTNNPAFIGNVVSPEQYMVFRQRSFEDMEKTKPLIKAVDREYREIVGRGYDMVEAVNTDGAEIVLATSGAMTSTARVAIESLRAKGYKAGLLKMKAFRPFPTQEVQEILKNVPKIAVLDRNISIGKEGIWCQELKAALYPLAHHPLINGYIAGICGADVSPDMIEDIVIDTLNKEKANDLPTWVRRD; the protein is encoded by the coding sequence ATGAAGATACTTCTACAGGGAAATTATGCGGTAGCGGAAGCGGTTCATCTTGCCCGAGTGCAGTTTGTAGCGGCTTATCCCATTACTCCCCAGACCCCGATCTACGAGCGACTCTCGGACATGGAATTGGAAGGGAGGCTTGCCGGGGTCATGATGCGGACAGAATCTGAGCATTCGGCCATGGCAGCCTGCATCTCGGCTTCATTAACGGGCGTGCGGACATTCACGGCAACAGCTTCTCAGGGAATCGCCCTGATGCACGAGATGCTTCATTTCGCCTCGGGAAACAGGGTTCCCATCGTGATGTGCAATGTGAATCGCGTTATTGCCATCCCCTGGGCCTTCGGCAGCGACCAGTCGGACAGCCTCTCCCAAAGGGATACCGGATGGCTGCAGCTTTATTGCGAGGATGCCCAGGAGGCGGTTGATACCGTCATTCAGGCCTATAAGATTGCCGAACAGGCGCTCTTTCCCGTTATGGTCTGCATCGACGGTTTTTTTACCTCCCATTTTCTGGAACCCCTCGAACTTCCGGAGCAGGATGCCGTAGATAGGTTTCTTCCACCATTTTCCATACCAACGCGTCTTGACACAAATAACCCCGCCTTCATTGGAAATGTGGTAAGTCCTGAACAGTACATGGTTTTTAGGCAGCGCAGTTTTGAGGATATGGAGAAGACAAAACCGTTGATAAAAGCGGTTGACAGAGAGTACCGGGAAATTGTGGGCCGGGGATATGATATGGTAGAAGCAGTCAATACGGATGGCGCCGAGATAGTCCTCGCCACGAGCGGCGCCATGACGAGCACGGCGCGCGTGGCAATCGAATCTCTCCGAGCCAAGGGTTACAAAGCCGGCTTGCTCAAGATGAAAGCTTTCCGGCCCTTTCCGACTCAGGAAGTGCAGGAGATCTTGAAAAATGTCCCCAAGATAGCCGTCCTTGACCGGAATATCAGCATCGGCAAGGAGGGAATATGGTGCCAGGAGTTGAAAGCGGCACTTTATCCGCTTGCGCATCATCCCCTGATAAATGGCTATATTGCCGGCATCTGCGGCGCAGATGTGTCGCCCGACATGATTGAAGATATTGTGATTGATACGCTCAATAAAGAAAAAGCAAACGATTTGCCTACATGGGTACGGAGGGATTAA
- a CDS encoding thiamine pyrophosphate-dependent enzyme, translating into MVPEQMEKEYMRTGHMGCPGCGVATTMRLALKVLGEKTIVVIIPGCHAVISANYPNSVLTVPAFHSAFEIAAPTAAGIANALKLRGDNDTTVLAIGGDGGTFDIGLQSLSGAADRNENFIYLCLDNEAYMNTGIQSSSSTPENVWTMTTPGGRRGRKKNLMQIIAAHRLPYAATATMGNPFDLMEKIEKAKAVKGTRFIHALAPCPTGWRMAEDLSAKATMLAVETKIFPLYEIIDGTQYRITHEPQGIPVSEYTKIQGRYRHFKDEEIASFQRQVDADWEELIAKTKIRA; encoded by the coding sequence ATGGTTCCCGAACAGATGGAAAAAGAATACATGCGGACCGGACATATGGGTTGCCCCGGCTGCGGCGTAGCAACCACAATGCGACTTGCCTTAAAGGTTCTTGGTGAAAAAACGATCGTCGTTATCATCCCGGGATGTCATGCCGTGATAAGTGCAAACTATCCCAACAGCGTCCTTACCGTTCCGGCCTTCCATTCGGCCTTTGAGATAGCCGCCCCCACAGCGGCAGGCATAGCCAATGCGTTGAAACTCAGGGGAGATAACGATACCACGGTGCTGGCAATAGGAGGCGACGGCGGAACTTTTGATATTGGGCTCCAGTCCCTGTCGGGCGCTGCGGACCGGAACGAAAATTTCATCTATCTGTGTCTTGACAACGAGGCGTACATGAACACGGGCATCCAGTCCAGCTCCTCTACGCCTGAGAATGTCTGGACCATGACCACCCCGGGAGGAAGGCGGGGGAGAAAGAAAAATCTGATGCAAATCATCGCGGCGCACCGTTTGCCCTACGCAGCAACAGCCACGATGGGCAATCCCTTCGATTTGATGGAAAAAATAGAAAAGGCCAAGGCGGTAAAAGGCACCCGGTTTATCCATGCACTGGCGCCGTGTCCTACCGGCTGGAGAATGGCTGAAGATTTGAGCGCCAAAGCGACTATGTTGGCCGTGGAGACAAAAATCTTTCCCCTCTATGAGATCATTGACGGAACCCAGTACCGAATAACCCATGAACCTCAGGGGATACCGGTGAGCGAGTATACGAAAATCCAGGGCCGCTATCGACATTTCAAAGACGAGGAAATTGCATCCTTCCAGCGGCAGGTAGATGCGGATTGGGAAGAGCTTATTGCAAAAACAAAAATCCGTGCTTAA